One Setaria viridis chromosome 5, Setaria_viridis_v4.0, whole genome shotgun sequence genomic region harbors:
- the LOC117855347 gene encoding uncharacterized protein: MAASASTSLFSPCALTAKLGLGRASYGPGRRASVRRRGRLSVVAVQTGPQKPSPSSSRAAAAEDEADALQKLLKREYKYGFVSDFESFSIPKGLSEATVRRISELKAEPAWMLDFRLAAYRRFLTMVEPTWSDNEYAPVDLQSLCYYSAPKTKPKLNSLDEVDPELLKTFDRLGIPLTEQKRLTNVAVDAVIDSTSIATTHREALMAKGVIFCSISEAIREYPDLVKRYLGSIVPPGDNYYAALNSAVFSDGSFCYVPKDTVCPMEISTYFRINDKETGQFERTLIVADERSTVSYLEGCTAPAYDSNQLHAAVVELVCEEGAEIKYSTVQNWYSGDEEGKGGIYNFVTKRGRCKGRGSKISWTQVETGSAITWKYPSVELVGDDTVGEFYSVALTKDCQQADTGTKMIHKGKNSRSRIISKGISAGKSRNCYRGLVQMNAGAENAYNSSQCDSLLIGDNAAANTYPTIQVGCTSGRVEHEASTSKIGEDQLFYFQQRGVDHEKAVAAMIGGFCRAVFEHLPYEFAQEVDALMNLKLEGSVG; this comes from the exons atggccgcctccgcctccacctccctctTCTCGCCGTGCGCCCTCACCGCCAAGCTCGGGTTGGGACGCGCATCGTACGGCCCGgggcgccgcgccagcgtgcgccggcgcggccgcctcTCGGTGGTGGCCGTGCAGACGGGCCCGCAGAAGCCGTCCCCGTCGTCGTCccgggccgccgcggcggaggacgaggcggaCGCGCTGCAGAAGCTGCTGAAGCGGGAGTACAAGTACGGGTTCGTCTCCGACTTCGAGTCCTTCTCCATCCCCAAGGGCCTCTCGGAGGCCACCGTCCGCCGCATCTCCGAGCTCAAGGCGGAGCCCGCGTGGATGCTCGACTTCCGCCTCGCCGCCTACCGCCGATTCCTCACCATGGTCGAGCCCACCTGGAGCGACAACGAGTACGCGCCCGTCGACCTGCAATCCCTCTGCTACTACTCCGCGCCCAAGACCAAGCCCAAGCTCAACAGCCTCGACGAGGTCGACCCGGAGCTGCTCAAGACCTTCGACCGCCTCGGCATCCCGCTCACCGAGCAGAAGCGCCTCACCAacgtcgccgtcgacgccgtCATCGACTCCACCTCCATCGCTACCACCCACCGCGAGGCGCTCATGGCCAAGGGCGTCATCTTCTGCTCCATCTCAGAGGCCATCCGCGAGTACCCCGACCTGGTTAAACGCTACCTCGGCAGCATCGTTCCCCCCGGCGACAACTACTATGCCGCCCTCAATTCTGCGGTGTTCAGCGACGGGTCCTTCTGCTACGTGCCCAAGGACACGGTCTGCCCCATGGAAATCTCGACCTACTTCAGGATCAACGACAAGGAGACCGGGCAGTTTGAGAGGACTCTGATCGTAGCCGATGAGAGGAGCACAGTTAGCTATTTGGAAGGCTGTACTGCACCGGCATATGACTCAAATCAGCTCCATGCTGCAGTTGTGGAGCTTGTGTGTGAGGAGGGGGCAGAGATTAAGTACTCCACGGTGCAGAATTGGTACTCTGGTGATGAGGAGGGGAAAGGAGGCATTTATAATTTTGTGACGAAGAGGGGACGGTGCAAGGGGCGGGGTTCGAAGATCTCATGGACACAGGTTGAGACGGGTTCCGCTATCACATGGAAGTACCCAAGTGTGGAGCTTGTTGGGGATGACACTGTTGGCGAGTTCTACTCTGTTGCGCTTACAAAGGATTGCCAACAAGCAGACACAGGGACGAAAATGATCCATAAGGGTAAGAATTCACGCAGCCGGATTATATCCAAGGGCATCTCTGCAGGGAAATCAAGAAATTGCTACCGTGGCCTGGTCCAGATGAACGCTGGTGCAGAGAATGCTTATAATTCTTCACAGTGTGATTCATTGCTGATTGGTGATAATGCTGCTGCAAATACCTATCCCACCATTCAG GTTGGTTGCACTAGTGGCCGTGTTGAGCATGAGGCAAGCACTTCCAAAATCGGAGAGGACCAGCTGTTTTATTTCCAGCAAAGAGGGGTAGATCACGAAAAGGCTGTTGCTGCCATGATTGGTGGATTCTGCCGAGCTGTTTTTGAGCATCTTCCCTACGAGTTCGCGCAGGAGGTGGACGCACTCATGAACCTGAAACTCGAGGGATCGGTTGGCTAA
- the LOC117855348 gene encoding internal alternative NAD(P)H-ubiquinone oxidoreductase A1, mitochondrial, which produces MAASSLLRSLTRHARGASAYRHLPWSPFSTTTAAAAGARDEARKGFPGLGPTAKGEKARVVVLGTGWAGSRLMKDLDTSGYDVVCVAPRNHMVFTPLLASTCVGTLEFRSVAEPLARIQPAVSKSPGSYFFLARCTGVDPDAHTIDCETVTDGEKDTLEPWKFKVAYDKLVFACGAEASTFGIKGVTEHAIFLREVHHAQEIRRRLLLNLMLSDVPGLSEEEKRRLLHCVVVGGGPTGVEFSGELSDFIMRDVKQRYSHVKDYIHVTLIEANEILSSFDVRLRQYATNQLIKSGVRLVQGIVKDVQPNKLILDNGEEVPYGLLVWSTGVGASPFVKSLPFPKSPGGRIGVDEWLRVPSVRDVYAIGDCSGFHESTGKDVLPALAQVAERQGKYLANLLNHVMKAGGGHANSEVEADPGPPFVYKHLGSMATVGRYKALVDLRQSKESRGISLAGFVSFFIWRSAYLTRVVSWRNRFYVAINWLTTLLFGRDISRI; this is translated from the exons ATGGCCGCCTCCTCCCTGCTCCGCTCGCTCAcccggcacgcgcgcggcgctTCCGCTTACCGCCACCTGCCTTGGTCGCCCTTCTCCACCAccactgcggcggcggcgggcgcgcgggatGAGGCGAGGAAGGGGTTCCCTGGGCTGGGGCCGACGGCGAAGGGGGAGAAGGCGCGGGTGGTGGTGCTGGGGACCGGGTGGGCGGGGTCGCGGCTCATGAAGGACCTCGACACCAGCGGCTACGACGTCGTCTGCGTCGCCCCGCGCAACCACATGGTGTTCACGCCGCTGCTGGCCTCCACCTGCGTCGGCACGCTCGAGTTCCGCTCCGTCGCCGAGCCGCTCGCGCGCATCCAGCCCGCCGTGTCCAAGTCGCCGGGCTCCTACTTCTTCCTCGCCCGCTGCACCGGCGTCGACCCCGACGCCCACACG ATTGATTGCGAGACAGTTACAGACGGTGAGAAAGATACCTTGGAACCATGGAAATTTAAGGTTGCTTATGACAAGCTGGTTTTTGCATGTGGAGCTGAGGCATCAACTTTTGGGATAAAGGGTGTCACCGAGCATGCTATCTTTCTTCGGGAAGTTCACCATGCTCAAGAGATTCGCAGAAGGCTCCTTCTTAATCTGATGTTGTCTGATGTACCTG GACTTTCCGAGGAAGAAAAGCGCAGACTATTGCACTGTGTTGTTGTTGGAGGTGGTCCGACAGGGGTGGAATTTAGTGGTGAACTTAGTGATTTCATCATGCGAGATGTTAAACAACGTTATTCACACGTGAAGGATTATATCCATGTGACCCTGATTGAG GCAAATGAAATATTGTCATCATTTGATGTTCGCCTCAGGCAATATGCTACAAACCAATTAATTAAG TCAGGTGTTAGGCTTGTGCAAGGAATTGTTAAGGATGTACAACCTAACAAATTAATCCTTGACAATGGAGAGGAGGTTCCTTATGGTTTGTTAGTATGGTCTACCGGAGTTGGTGCTTCACCATTTGTTAAGTCGTTGCCATTTCCTAAGTCACCTGGTGGAAG GATTGGTGTAGATGAGTGGTTACGAGTTCCTTCTGTTCGGGATGTGTATGCTATTGGTGACTGCAGTGGATTTCATGAAAGCACTGGCAAGGATGTTCTCCCAGCTCTAGCCCAG GTTGCAGAACGACAAGGTAAGTACCTTGCCAACCTGCTCAACCATGTCATGAAAGCTGGAGGAGGGCATGCAAACTCTGAGGTCGAAGCCGATCCTGGGCCACCCTTTGTGTACAAGCATCTAGGCAGCATGGCAACTGTTGGAAGATACAAAGCTCTAGTCGATCTGAGGCAAAGCAAG GAGTCGAGAGGGATATCTCTTGCAGGATTTGTGAGCTTTTTTATCTGGCGCTCCGCCTACTTAACTCGTGTTGTTAGTTGGAGGAATAGGTTCTATGTGGCTATCAATTGGCTGACCACGTTATTGTTTGGCCGGGACATAAGCCGTATCTAA
- the LOC117855345 gene encoding uncharacterized protein, with protein MDADEAAGSSRRMDLNLYLGLPRAPRPRRSDLGSDLALSTPMPSSPSSSAASVDAPPPPPEALHPPYSPSRADLSPPPPEVYSPYNPEDSPVPDPHLYMPPPEPLVPGLQSMPPPEPLISGLRDELGYAFQPPPPPPPLVRASELLGWEDRPSSSTASSSFFPDTAVRYRRLLEQTGSRWLRPRRFRSDLPPLSSEARPSGMDAAMQVPQHEPAADTAAVNKVAANGSELGASEESTEERGKTAATFECNICFEMASEPVVTSCGHLFCWPCLYQWLNVYSNHKECPVCKGEVTESNITPIYGRGNSDGEKAVDDGKPQGPTIPPRPHGNRLESFRQQFHHMRPISRRLGEAHGILSSWRRLLDQQIMNSVSRFEGPSESAAQEINDSAQRATRLSRIALATRMRAMQMQREAESRPDGSSTASDTGLMENNVSESSRRGSTPRVSDRFELLEHLAYIGIANTERLASAMSDLRRMASPSQYGGSASSSNPRNNEPAVDGINVAGAPSADQASNSSTVAVIHGDAGISESAGEPSNAGSSRSLRRRGRSNALGSLDVDGGGSQRNKRRRMN; from the coding sequence ATGGACGCCGATGAGGCCGcggggagcagcaggaggatggATCTGAACCTTTACCTCGGTCTCCcccgcgccccgcgcccgcgccgctctGACCTCGGCTCCGACCTCGCCCTCAGCACCCCGATGCCCTCCTCTCCGTCGTCCTCCGCcgcgtccgtcgacgcgccgccgccgccgccggaggcccTGCACCCGCCATACTCCCCCTCGCGCGCTGAcctctcccctccgccgccggaggtGTACTCCCCCTACAACCCCGAGGACTCGCCTGTTCCGGACCCGCATCTGTACATGCCGCCTCCGGAACCGCTCGTCCCCGGGCTTCAAAGCATGCCGCCTCCGGAGCCGCTCATCTCCGGGCTCCGAGACGAACTTGGGTACGCtttccagccgccgccgccgccgccgccgctggtacGGGCCAGCGAACTGCTGGGATGGGAGGACCGGCCTTCTTCGTCAACGGCCTCCTCATCTTTCTTCCCGGACACTGCCGTCCGGTACAGGCGGCTGCTCGAGCAAACTGGAAGCCGGTGGCTTCGCCCCAGGCGGTTCAGGTCTGACCTTCCACCCCTCAGCTCCGAGGCTCGCCCCTCTGGGATGGACGCCGCCATGCAGGTGCCCCAGCATGAGCCTGCAGCTGATACTGCTGCAGTAAATAAGGTGGCTGCCAATGGCTCAGAATTAGGTGCCTCAGAAGAATCCACTGAGGAGCGCGGCAAGACTGCTGCCACATTCGAGTGTAACATATGCTTTGAGATGGCAAGTGAGCCTGTAGTCACTTCCTGTGGTCATCTCTTCTGCTGGCCGTGCTTGTATCAGTGGCTGAATGTTTATTCCAACCACAAGGAATGCCCAGTCTGCAAAGGCGAGGTTACAGAGTCAAATATTACTCCTATATATGGTAGAGGGAATTCAGATGGAGAGAAGGCTGTTGATGATGGAAAGCCACAAGGTCCTACAATCCCGCCGAGGCCACATGGAAATCGCCTTGAAAGCTTCAGGCAACAATTCCACCATATGCGGCCAATCTCAAGAAGGCTTGGTGAGGCGCATGGGATACTGTCATCGTGGAGGCGCCTTCTGGATCAGCAGATTATGAATAGCGTGAGTAGGTTTGAAGGGCCATCTGAATCAGCTGCGCAGGAAATAAATGACAGTGCTCAACGTGCTACTCGCCTGAGCAGAATTGCACTGGCCACAAGGATGAGAGCAATGCAGATGCAGAGAGAAGCTGAGAGCCGCCCTGATGGTTCTTCCACTGCCTCTGATACTGGTTTGATGGAAAACAATGTATCAGAATCATCGAGACGTGGCTCAACACCACGTGTATCAGACAGATTTGAGTTGCTGGAGCACCTTGCCTATATTGGCATTGCAAACACAGAAAGACTGGCCAGTGCCATGAGTGACCTTAGAAGAATGGCTTCACCAAGCCAATATGGAGGATCTGCTTCTTCatcaaatcctagaaataaTGAGCCAGCAGTTGATGGAATTAATGTTGCTGGAGCACCTTCTGCAGACCAAGCATCTAATTCGAGCACTGTTGCAGTGATACATGGGGATGCTGGTATCTCAGAGAGTGCAGGAGAGCCTAGCAATGCGGGCTCTTCGAGATCCCTGCGGAGAAGGGGGAGGAGCAATGCATTAGGGTCATTGGATGTGGATGGTGGGGGCTCCCAACGGAACAAGAGGCGCAGAATGAACTGA
- the LOC117855350 gene encoding uncharacterized protein isoform X1: MGGGSCSVCKEAPSKYKCPSCRTPYCSVTCFKKHKAEESCQKILLQEDVSKSPLQEEVTRSSGLVGDGTKCPNDKDQHPSLSPNTTCPAKSPNTVCPTKALEVEDPSWLVDNNRLRSLAELKEIKDALRDPELQKMILKIDGSSEPEKELEKVMEGQAFRQFTDKEKIEASGQTRESRAAHLCFSVPGWGYLVSGERNLWLLQKISVTKDIS; this comes from the exons ATGGGAGGCGGGAGCTGCAGCGTCTGCAAGGAGGCGCCGTCAAAGTACAAGTGCCCCTCGTGCCGCACGCCCTA TTGCTCTGTCACATGCTTTAAAAAGCACAAAG CAGAGGAATCTTGCCAAAAGATATTGCTTCAGGAAGATGTTAGCAAGTCACCACTGCAGGAGGAAGTTA CACGGAGCTCTGGGTTGGTGGGAGATGGAACAAAGTGCCCTAATGACAAGGATCAACATCCCTCTTTAT CACCGAACACCACATGCCCTGCAAAATCTCCAAATACAGTATGCCCTACAAAAGCTCTTGAAGTTGAGGACCCAAGCTGGCTTGTTGACAACAATAGACTAAGGTCTTTAG CGGAACTGAAAGAGATCAAAGATGCTCTGAGAGATCCTGAGCTGCAGAAAATGATACTTAAAATCGATGGGTCTTCAGAACCAGAAAAG GAATTGGAGAAAGTGATGGAAGGTCAAGCTTTTCGCCAGTTCACCGATAAG GAGAAAATAGAGGCATCCGGGCAAACAAGGGAAAGCAGAGCAGCTCATCTCTGTTTTTCAGTTCCAGGATGGGGTTACCTGGTGTCTGGTGAAAGGAATTTATGGTTACTGCAAAAAATCTCAGTTACCAAAGATATTTCCTAG
- the LOC117855350 gene encoding uncharacterized protein isoform X2, translated as MGGGSCSVCKEAPSKYKCPSCRTPYCSVTCFKKHKEESCQKILLQEDVSKSPLQEEVTRSSGLVGDGTKCPNDKDQHPSLSPNTTCPAKSPNTVCPTKALEVEDPSWLVDNNRLRSLAELKEIKDALRDPELQKMILKIDGSSEPEKELEKVMEGQAFRQFTDKEKIEASGQTRESRAAHLCFSVPGWGYLVSGERNLWLLQKISVTKDIS; from the exons ATGGGAGGCGGGAGCTGCAGCGTCTGCAAGGAGGCGCCGTCAAAGTACAAGTGCCCCTCGTGCCGCACGCCCTA TTGCTCTGTCACATGCTTTAAAAAGCACAAAG AGGAATCTTGCCAAAAGATATTGCTTCAGGAAGATGTTAGCAAGTCACCACTGCAGGAGGAAGTTA CACGGAGCTCTGGGTTGGTGGGAGATGGAACAAAGTGCCCTAATGACAAGGATCAACATCCCTCTTTAT CACCGAACACCACATGCCCTGCAAAATCTCCAAATACAGTATGCCCTACAAAAGCTCTTGAAGTTGAGGACCCAAGCTGGCTTGTTGACAACAATAGACTAAGGTCTTTAG CGGAACTGAAAGAGATCAAAGATGCTCTGAGAGATCCTGAGCTGCAGAAAATGATACTTAAAATCGATGGGTCTTCAGAACCAGAAAAG GAATTGGAGAAAGTGATGGAAGGTCAAGCTTTTCGCCAGTTCACCGATAAG GAGAAAATAGAGGCATCCGGGCAAACAAGGGAAAGCAGAGCAGCTCATCTCTGTTTTTCAGTTCCAGGATGGGGTTACCTGGTGTCTGGTGAAAGGAATTTATGGTTACTGCAAAAAATCTCAGTTACCAAAGATATTTCCTAG
- the LOC117855350 gene encoding uncharacterized protein isoform X4, producing the protein MGGGSCSVCKEAPSKYKCPSCRTPYCSVTCFKKHKEESCQKILLQEDVSKSPLQEEVTRSSGLVGDGTKCPNDKDQHPSLSPNTTCPAKSPNTVCPTKALEVEDPSWLVDNNRLRSLAELKEIKDALRDPELQKMILKIDGSSEPEKELEKVMEGQAFRQFTDKILDIVSPQE; encoded by the exons ATGGGAGGCGGGAGCTGCAGCGTCTGCAAGGAGGCGCCGTCAAAGTACAAGTGCCCCTCGTGCCGCACGCCCTA TTGCTCTGTCACATGCTTTAAAAAGCACAAAG AGGAATCTTGCCAAAAGATATTGCTTCAGGAAGATGTTAGCAAGTCACCACTGCAGGAGGAAGTTA CACGGAGCTCTGGGTTGGTGGGAGATGGAACAAAGTGCCCTAATGACAAGGATCAACATCCCTCTTTAT CACCGAACACCACATGCCCTGCAAAATCTCCAAATACAGTATGCCCTACAAAAGCTCTTGAAGTTGAGGACCCAAGCTGGCTTGTTGACAACAATAGACTAAGGTCTTTAG CGGAACTGAAAGAGATCAAAGATGCTCTGAGAGATCCTGAGCTGCAGAAAATGATACTTAAAATCGATGGGTCTTCAGAACCAGAAAAG GAATTGGAGAAAGTGATGGAAGGTCAAGCTTTTCGCCAGTTCACCGATAAG ATTCTTGACATTGTCAGTCCACAAGAATGA
- the LOC117855350 gene encoding uncharacterized protein isoform X3: protein MGGGSCSVCKEAPSKYKCPSCRTPYCSVTCFKKHKAEESCQKILLQEDVSKSPLQEEVTRSSGLVGDGTKCPNDKDQHPSLSPNTTCPAKSPNTVCPTKALEVEDPSWLVDNNRLRSLAELKEIKDALRDPELQKMILKIDGSSEPEKELEKVMEGQAFRQFTDKILDIVSPQE from the exons ATGGGAGGCGGGAGCTGCAGCGTCTGCAAGGAGGCGCCGTCAAAGTACAAGTGCCCCTCGTGCCGCACGCCCTA TTGCTCTGTCACATGCTTTAAAAAGCACAAAG CAGAGGAATCTTGCCAAAAGATATTGCTTCAGGAAGATGTTAGCAAGTCACCACTGCAGGAGGAAGTTA CACGGAGCTCTGGGTTGGTGGGAGATGGAACAAAGTGCCCTAATGACAAGGATCAACATCCCTCTTTAT CACCGAACACCACATGCCCTGCAAAATCTCCAAATACAGTATGCCCTACAAAAGCTCTTGAAGTTGAGGACCCAAGCTGGCTTGTTGACAACAATAGACTAAGGTCTTTAG CGGAACTGAAAGAGATCAAAGATGCTCTGAGAGATCCTGAGCTGCAGAAAATGATACTTAAAATCGATGGGTCTTCAGAACCAGAAAAG GAATTGGAGAAAGTGATGGAAGGTCAAGCTTTTCGCCAGTTCACCGATAAG ATTCTTGACATTGTCAGTCCACAAGAATGA
- the LOC117855349 gene encoding uncharacterized protein — protein sequence MAASSSSTAAATTTSRTTAGGSALPGPPPPTPSNHHAGPSSSAAAGGTDAALSAFLHRLLLSSPAPQLRSPLAARSQASPSFPPLVSLEDPDQRALRDAADAGYFHLAGHGLPSELPSSALAELSQIDASSRRDSNLRTLGFSEEEDEEEGDDQDADGGADDPAVVFDACEGDMDALPAAAEYARRMRDVGMRVVALLSGCPDAGIREEPFAEGRRKARCLVWASKVSAGDTAPPAAGKAKAYPYVVGLQCQWEASGQEAAPASWVMNEGGEWTAVGARDGALLVTIGDIAQVWSNGKLRKVRGMARPTSAPLGTQHGETDRLSLTVLVTLSLDNIISPLVPLSSDAAGEGDEDRDDEADGAGADGDGWRFHSFLLEDYAWRVYHQRLQFKDPLVRYRI from the exons ATGGCCGCCTCgtcttcctccaccgccgccgccaccaccacgtccAGGACCACCGCCGGAGGGAGCGCGCTTCCAGGCCCTCCGCCGCCAACGCCGTCGAACCACCACGCGGGCCCGTCGTCCTCCGCGGCCGCTGGGGGCACGGACGCCGCGCTCTCGGCTTTCCTGCACCGcctgctcctctcctccccggcCCCGCAGCTCcggtcgccgctcgccgctcgGTCGCAGGCGTCGCCCTCGTTTCCGCCTCTCGTCTCGCTCGAGGACCCCGACCAGCGCGCCCtccgcgacgccgccgacgcgggCTACTTCCACCTTGCCGGCCACGGCCTCCCTTCCGAGCTACCGTCCTCCGCGCTCGCCGAGCTGTCTCAAATCGACGCATCCTCGCGCCGCGATTCGAATCTTCGCACGCTCGGATTctccgaggaggaggatgaggaggagggggaCGATCAGGAtgcggacggcggcgccgatgaCCCCGCCGTGGTGTTCGACGCCTGCGAGGGGGACATGGACGCGCTCCCGGCTGCGGCGGAGTACGCGCGGCGGATGAGGGACGTGGGCATGCGGGTGGTGGCGCTGCTCTCCGGGTGCCCTGACGCTGGCATCCGGGAGGAGCCGTtcgcggaggggaggaggaaggcgaggtGCCTCGTGTGGGCTTCCAAGGTCTCCGCCGGCGATACTGCTCCTCCGGCCGCAGGGAAGGCGAAGGCGTACCCGTACGTCGTGGGCCTTCAATGCCAGTGGGAGGCTTCCGGGCAGGAAGCGGCACCGGCGAGCTGGGTGATGAACGAGGGCGGCGAGTGGACGGCAGTGGGCGCCCGCGACGGCGCGCTTCTTGTCACCATCGGCGACATTGCGCAG GTGTGGAGCAACGGCAAGTTGAGGAAAGTGAGAGGGATGGCTCGCCCCACCTCCGCACCCTTGGGCACGCAGCACGGCGAGACTGACCGCTTGTCGCTGACGGTTCTCGTCACCCTGTCCCTGGACAACATCATCTCGCCCTTGGTCCCGCTCTCCTCCGATGCCGCCGGTGAAGGCGATGAGGACCGCGACGACGAGGCAGATGGCGCCGGAGCAGACGGGGATGGATGGAGGTTCCACTCTTTCCTACTGGAGGACTATGCGTGGAGGGTGTATCACCAGCGGCTTCAGTTCAAGGATCCACTGGTCCGGTACCGGATATGA